The Candidatus Anstonellales archaeon genome window below encodes:
- the sufC gene encoding Fe-S cluster assembly ATPase SufC → MQLTVKDLTVEIENKKVVIDANLEIRSNNIVVLAGPNGSGKSSLAYAIAGHPSYIVRRGKILFDGKNIVSMDADKRANLGIFLGFQSPPEISGVSLLSYLKEISGESGSFLDFKSKVERLLISLGLERNFAERYLNQGFSGGERKKSEILQLIIRNPKIAILDEPDSGLDVDGVRTISKILHLQRKKGTGLLVITHHEKIIDLLLPDKVYVMIDGKIVAEGTKPLIKKIQREGYTWLKKKA, encoded by the coding sequence TTGCAACTAACAGTTAAGGATCTAACCGTGGAGATAGAAAATAAAAAAGTAGTGATTGATGCAAACTTAGAAATACGTTCAAATAATATAGTGGTCCTCGCCGGTCCAAATGGAAGCGGTAAATCCTCTCTTGCGTATGCGATAGCGGGACATCCGTCTTATATAGTGAGAAGAGGAAAGATTCTTTTTGATGGCAAAAACATAGTCTCTATGGATGCTGACAAACGGGCGAATCTTGGAATCTTTCTTGGCTTTCAGTCACCTCCAGAAATAAGCGGAGTTTCACTTCTTTCTTATCTAAAAGAAATCTCGGGGGAAAGCGGAAGTTTTCTAGATTTCAAAAGTAAAGTTGAACGCCTCCTAATTTCGCTTGGTTTGGAACGGAACTTCGCCGAGAGATACCTAAACCAAGGCTTCTCAGGCGGTGAGAGAAAAAAGTCAGAAATATTGCAACTTATAATACGAAACCCAAAAATCGCAATCTTGGATGAGCCTGATTCAGGCCTGGATGTTGACGGTGTAAGAACAATAAGTAAAATACTTCATCTTCAAAGGAAAAAAGGAACAGGTCTGCTTGTAATTACTCACCATGAAAAAATTATAGATCTTCTTCTTCCAGACAAAGTTTATGTTATGATTGACGGAAAAATAGTAGCAGAAGGAACCAAGCCGCTGATAAAAAAGATACAACGGGAGGGCTATACATGGCTCAAGAAAAAGGCATAG
- the sufB gene encoding Fe-S cluster assembly protein SufB, with translation MKTENNESEVVHSVHSSLERLHRFSTKIKPKFEADLGLSEEIVKQISNIKNEPSWMLQIRLEAYRSFISRPLPHWSLVDLTQLEFENIRYYIRPEDKKATSWDEVPPEIKETFEKIGVPEAERKYLAGSVAQFESEGIYSHLRKELEEKGVIFCDMDTAVQKYPNLLQKYFGKCVPLNDNKFSSLHYAVWSGGSFAYIPSGVKIDMPLQTYFRMNEIREGQFEHTLIIAEKDTNVHYVEGCTAPIYDKDSLHSAVVEIFVGENSNVRYTTVQNWSKNVYNLNTKRAIVQKNGRITWVGGSMGSKATMLYPCSVLVGDNSRAEHLNIALAGEGTIKEGGAKVIHIGKNTSSKIDAKSISLNGGHSIYRGLVKIGKNAHNSRVDVKCDAIILDDISKSSTYPTIKDETQGAKIVHEATAGRLDEIRLFYLQSRGISKERAREMLVMGFVEPVLKELPLEYAVELNRLISLEMKSSIG, from the coding sequence ATGAAAACAGAAAACAATGAATCAGAAGTTGTGCATTCAGTTCACTCTTCTCTGGAGCGCCTACACCGATTCTCGACAAAAATAAAACCAAAATTTGAAGCAGATCTAGGGTTAAGTGAAGAGATAGTTAAACAAATTTCAAATATAAAAAATGAACCTTCGTGGATGCTTCAGATACGTCTCGAAGCATATCGAAGCTTCATTTCAAGACCTCTTCCCCACTGGAGCCTCGTTGACCTTACGCAACTGGAATTTGAAAACATACGCTATTACATTCGTCCCGAAGATAAAAAAGCTACTTCATGGGATGAGGTGCCTCCAGAAATAAAGGAGACTTTTGAAAAAATAGGTGTTCCAGAAGCCGAAAGAAAATATCTTGCCGGTTCAGTAGCTCAATTTGAAAGCGAAGGAATTTACTCACACTTACGCAAAGAACTTGAAGAGAAAGGTGTAATTTTTTGCGATATGGATACTGCAGTTCAAAAATATCCTAATCTTTTACAAAAATATTTTGGAAAGTGTGTCCCCCTTAATGACAACAAATTTAGCTCACTTCATTATGCTGTTTGGAGTGGCGGCAGCTTTGCATACATACCAAGTGGAGTTAAAATAGATATGCCCCTTCAAACATATTTTAGGATGAATGAAATCAGAGAAGGCCAATTTGAACATACCCTCATCATTGCTGAAAAAGATACAAACGTACACTATGTTGAAGGTTGCACGGCACCTATCTACGATAAGGACTCACTCCACAGTGCTGTTGTAGAGATTTTTGTCGGTGAAAACTCAAATGTACGCTATACGACCGTTCAAAACTGGAGTAAAAATGTTTACAACCTCAACACAAAACGTGCAATCGTTCAAAAAAACGGTCGCATCACTTGGGTTGGGGGTTCCATGGGAAGCAAGGCGACAATGCTGTATCCTTGTTCGGTGTTAGTTGGAGATAACTCCAGAGCAGAACATCTTAACATAGCACTTGCAGGAGAAGGAACCATAAAAGAGGGCGGAGCAAAGGTTATTCACATTGGTAAAAATACCTCTTCCAAGATAGATGCAAAGAGCATTTCACTCAATGGAGGGCATAGCATATATAGAGGTCTTGTAAAGATAGGCAAGAATGCACACAACTCACGAGTAGATGTTAAATGTGATGCCATCATCCTTGATGATATCTCCAAATCCTCAACATACCCAACCATCAAAGATGAAACACAGGGGGCAAAGATAGTTCACGAAGCAACAGCAGGTAGATTAGATGAGATCAGGCTCTTCTACTTACAGTCACGAGGAATATCTAAAGAGCGAGCTCGTGAAATGCTTGTTATGGGATTTGTAGAACCAGTCCTCAAAGAGCTACCTCTTGAATACGCAGTTGAGCTAAACCGCCTCATATCTCTGGAAATGAAAAGCAGTATTGGGTGA